From Azospirillum brasilense:
GGTCTCCGCCGTGCCGTTGGTGAGCTGCGCGGCGATGTCCACGCCGATCGGCTTGTTGGAACGCGCGTAGGAGAAGTAGAGCGACGCGTCCTTGGTCGGCTCGTAGATCAGGCTGGCCGACGGGCTGAGCGTACGGGTGCTCGCGCTGCCGCCCGCCACCGTGGGGTCGGAGGCGCGGAAGGTGCTGCGGAAGTAATCCCAGCGCAGGCCGCCCTGCACCGAAAGCTGGTCGAACAGCCACACGCGGTCGGTGATGAACAGGCCGGTGTTGGCGACGCTGGACTCGCGCACGCCGGTCGCCGGGTAGGTGAGGAAGGCGTTGGCCGGGTAGTTGTGGCTGGGGTTGCGGATGGTCTGGGTGTTGGTGCGGTTGACCCAGGTGCCGCCGCGCCGCTCGTCCTTCTGGTAGCTGAGGTCCAGGCCGCCGTTGACCTTGTGGTAGAGGCCGAGGAAGTTGCCCTCCGCCTTGGCGCCAGCGACGTTCTGGACGCCCCAGCCCTTCTGCTTGAAGGCCAGGCCGCCGCCGGCGCCGTAGCCGATCACTGGGTTGCCGCCGTTCAGGAAGAGCGTGTTGTTGGCCGCGGTCAGCGCCGCCGGGGCCGTGGAGACGAAGTCGCGCTCGTAATGGCTGTAGCGGCTGTCGTTGTAGAAGGACAGGGTCTTGCTGACCTCGTGCGCCAGGGTCGACGTCACGACGTGGTTCTCGGTGTCGTCGCGGTCCTGGTTGCGGACGTAGGACGTGGACCGGTCGAGCCCGAACTCGGGCGCCGGACGGAACGTGCCGTCGCGTCCGCGGATCATCGGCACGCCCATGTCCGGGATCTTATCGCCATCGAGGTAGGAGTAGTTCAGGTGCCAGGACGTCGGGGTGCCCAGCCCAACGCCGAGGTCTGCGGCGATGCCCTTGCGCTTGGCTTCGACCTTGTCGCGGTCGGCGACGTCCTGGTCGTGGTACAGGCCGTTGATGCGCAGCGCCGTCGTCTCGTTGATCGGCTGGTTCACGTCCACCGTGGTGCGGTAGGTGGGGCCGGAGCCGACCGACTGCTCGACCTTGTAGCGCTTGTCCAGCCCGGCCTTCTTGGTGCCCTGGTTGATGACCCCGCCGGAGTTGCCGACGCCGAAGCCGTTGCCCGACGGCCCCTTGAAGACCTGCACCGTCTCGGTGTTGAAGACGTCGTGGGTGTAGACGCCGAAGTCCTTCAGGCCGTCGGTGTAGATGTCGCCGCGGGCGGTCAGGCCGCGGATGCGGAACTGGTCGCCGTTCTGGCCGCCGTTGCCCTCGCCGGTGGAGATGGTGATGCCGGGGACGTTGCGCAGGACCTGTTCCAGCGTCGTGGCGCGCTGCTGCTCAATGATCTCTTCCGGAACGACATTGACGACGCGGGGCGTGTCCTTGACCGTGTCGGGCAGCCGGGAGATGCCGGTGGGCTTGGCGTTCACGTTCCCGCTGTCCGCCGGGCGGTCGGCGCCGACCCGCACCGGGTCGAGGACGGTGGCGTCACCGGCCGCGGTGCCCGGCGCGGTCCCGGTCCCCGATCCGGCCGTCTGAGCCTCGGCCACCGTCGCCAAGGTGGAGAAGGACATCGCCAACCCCGCCGTCGCGGCGGCGCCGGCGATGATGGGTCGGAGGCGGTCGGGGACATTCGATTGCAACATGAGGCTCTCCCGAGAAGTCGTCGTGGCGGATGCGCCGATCAGCGGCGGGTATCTACCAATCGGGGAGGCGCCCCCTTCAACGGCGATCATTCAGAATAATTCTAAATTGCAAAATCACCGTCATTCAGCCCCAGCGCATGCAGGGATATGCTGTTTGTCGGAGGCTCATGGCGGGCTCACCGGCGGTTTGCACAGGCGCGGCCAGACACCCGTTTTTCGCATGTATTCTAACGATTTAAAGTGTCTGTTCAGAGATTTTCAGGGGATCATGCGGGCTGGGCGAACCCCAACTGTTGCAAAGCAGCAACTCCGATAATAAGAATTATTCTCAATATGCTGAGCCGCCGCAGACCGAACGTCTTTTGTACGTCAGGACGGAATCCGGACCGTCACCGCGGCCTGCCCGAGACGGGCCTTCCAGAGCTGTTCGGCCAGCCGTAGGGCGTCGGCGAAGGCCGGTCCGGTGGCGCCGGGAAGGGCGAACAGGGCGAAGGCCGCGGTGCCGACGATGATGCGCTCGGCCCGCGCGTCGCGCACCGCGCCGGTCCACACCCCCTGCCAATATTCCAGGCTGGTACCGCGCGGGCGCGGCGTCGGCGGCGGCTCCTCCATGCAGGCGGGTAGGATGAGGTCCTCCGCCGCGCCGTTGACCAGCCGATGGATGGACGAGGGGCGGAAGGGAGTGAACTGGGCGACATCGCGCACGCTGCCCAGCACGGCCATGTGCTTCCAGCCGAGGATGCGGGCGGCATCGCGGTGCAACTCCCGGTAGGTCGGTTTGGCCGCGCCCAGCAGGGAGGTCTTTGCCTTGGACGGCTTCAGCAGATGCACGGCCTCGAACACGGCGGAGCGGGTCTGGGTCAGCCGGTGCAGCCCGATCAGCCGGTAGATCTGCGGGGACAGGGCAGCGAGCGGCGCGTAGGCGATCCGCTGCGCCGCCAGCGCCGCCGCGATCTCCCGCCCGTTGGTGCAGACCGGAATGCCCACGGTGGGCGCGATGAACTCGTACCGGCCGGAGGCCGCGCTGCAGCCCGTGCTGCCGTGCAGCAGCACCCGGTGGCCGGCCTGCGCGACCAGCCGTGCCGCGTGGAAGAACCAGGGCGGGTTATGGTAGTTGGGCGAGGTGAAGCAGGGCCAGTCGATGTCCGCCTGGATCGTCCGCCCCAGCCCTGCGGCGACGTGTGCCCGCATCGCCCGCACCATCCCGGCGAGTTCCGGCGCGGTCGAGCCGCGCATCCGCATCATGCCGAGAAGCGCGCCGACCTGCACCGGATCGGCCTCGCCCGCGAGGATGATGGTCATCGCTTCCTCCGCCTCCTCGGCGGTCAGCGGGCGACCGTGGCCGCCCCCGGCGACGCCCAGCACGCCGATATGGCGGGCCAGACGGTCCTGCGCGGGGGCGTCCGGCGCGATTCCGTCCAGCTTGGCATCGATCTGGGCCGGGGACGGCTGGCCCTCCAGCAGGCCGGCGGGTCTCACCCGGAGCGGTGGCGCCGCGATGCCGGTCGGCACGTTCCAGCGGGGATCGAAGGTTTCGTCGACCACCGGGCGTTCCGCCAGCGGCTCGAACAGGGCGTCGATCCCGCGCGCCAGCGCCTGGACACGCGGGCGCAGCGCTTCGGCGAAGGGCGTCGGCACCAGACCGCGGCCCGAGCGGATGAACAGGGGGTCGCCGAACTCCTCGCGCATCTGCGCCAGAAGCCGGCTGAGCGCCGAGGTTTGCAGACCGAGGTCGCGGGCGGCCAGCGTGACGTTCCGTTTCGACAGCAGCGCGTCCAGCGCAACGATCAGACGCCCACGCGACAGCGGGTTCTCCTGGTTGCCGGGAGCCGTCTGGCGCGGACCAGACGTCTCCGGCTCCGGGCGCGCCGCGGCGCCCTTCCTCTTGACCGTCATGTGATTTCAGCCCGAATGCGGTTGCTTGGCCGGTTCACGGCTGCATACCATGATAATGATACGCATTTGCATGCCAAAGCAACACGCACGCCCCTCCCCTTCTTCGCTCGGAGGAAGGGGTCGGGGGCTTGTGGTCCTTAGTCCTCGGACTCCACGGGCTTGGGGGCTGCGGCCTGCTCCGCCTGGATCCGCTCGACGATGCGGGTCAGCGCCGCCGCGTCCAGGGGGCTGTCCATGTTCAGGTCCTGGGCGAACTTGCGGATCACGCCAATGGCACGGCGCCGGGTCACGATGTCGACGTCACCGGGCCGCGTCCGCTCGACCACCGGCCCCTTGTAGTAGCCGCTGCCGACGCGCCACTGGCGTTGGCCGTCCGCCCGCCATTTGGTGCCGTCGGACAGCACCATGCAGCGGTTACCCTCGGTGAAGGCATCGACGGTGGCGATCCTCTCCGGGCCGGTCTGGCTGTTGTGGATCGTCACCTGATCCCCGACCCTGAACGCTGTCATTCTGTGATCATCCTCATCTCGGTCAGTCGCTGTCCGACACCGGACCTCCGGAACGGAATCCCGCGCCCTGGTCGCTCTCGCGCCGCTCCTCTACCGCCGCCATCAACCGCGACTTCGCGGTGGCACGGCTGTCGGGCGCCCCATCGTCCGTCCGCTTGCCCGGCGGCTGGCTCCGCGAGGCGGAGCGCACACCATTCAACGCCGCCAGGAAACCGGTGGCCGGACGCATCGTCCTGCCGCCGCGCAGGCCGGGCGGCGAACCCGCTGGCGGCGCCGAAGGCGACGATGCCGGGGGTTGCGGCTTCGCCGCGGGGACGGGGACGCGGGCAGGGACGACGTCGACCTCCACCTCCTCATGCGGCGCCCGCCGTTCGGCGGCCTCGGCATGGGCGAGGCTGGTGGCTCGTTCCACGACCAGCGTCCGGCATTCGCCGTCCAGCGTTTCGTAAACGCGCTTGGCCTCGTTCAGTTCATGCAGATCTTCCGTTTCCAGCGTGCGGTCCAGCGCGCTGGAGAGCAGCCGGAACTCCAGCACACCCGGCACCCGCGCCTCGTCCACGGCGCGCTTCAGCACGCCGACGGCTTGCAGGGTTTCACGGTCTAGTGCGCCTTCGGACATCGACATGCTGTGGGTTGAACGGCAGGATCACCCGAAATATCGGCTGAGCCTGGGCGGGGTCAAGTGCGATCCGGCACCGTTCCGGCTTCATCCTCCGGTTCGACGGCACCGCGTCTTTGCAGCCACAGGGCGACAAGCCAGCACAGCGCGGCCCAGCCCGCCCCGACGCACCAGCCCGCCAGGACGTCGGTCGGCCAATGGACGCCCAGATAGACGCGGCTGCACCCGACCAGCAGCGTCACCGCCATCGCCACGACGAGCACATAGGCCTTCTGCCGCTTCCCCTCGACGAAGCGCGCCAGCATCGCCCCCAGCGTCAGGAAGACGACCGCCGACAGCAGCGAATGGCCGCTGGGGAAGCTGGCGGTGAAGACGATGTCGCCGTGGGGGACGATGTCCGGGCGCTCCCGCCCGATCTGGTTCTTCAGCAGGCCGCTGATCGCCATGCCGCCGCCGACCGACAGCAGCACCAGGAGCGACGCCCCGCGCTTCCCCTGGAGCAGCAGGAAACCCACCGTCACCGCGGTGATCAGCGACAGCACGGTGATGCTGCCAAGCGCCGTGACGTCGCGCGCCGCGTTGTGAAGCCAGGGCGGCCCCAGCGGCATCGCCGGATCGCCGGCCACCCGCAGCGCCATCAGCACCGCGCGGTCGAAGGCCGCCGTCTCGCCCTCGATCACCTCGCCGGCCAGCAAGGCGAAGGCCAGGATCAGCCCGGCGCTGACCGCCATACCGACGAGAAGCCTCAACTCGTGCCGGCCGAGCCTCGTCCAGAAGCCGGGTGCCCTCAATCCTGCCAGCGCCATCGCCCGTCCCATGCCTTCCGTCCGTCACAGACCGGTTATGGGAACGCCGGCCCGCACGGAAAAGGTCCGCCGGGCCGGACAAGCCGCGGCCACGCGGTCGCCCACGATCGGTTGCCCCGCAAACATAAAGATATCTTTATGCTTGCGGGGGCCGGATGGCGCTGCTACACCAACGCCACAGCGGGCCGGTGCGCCCGCCCCTTTTCATTGCTGTCCTACGAACAGCCGCCCAGGAGACCCCCCGATGGCCGCGCCCGCCAACTTCACCGACTACAAGGTCAAGGACATCAGCCTCGCCGAGTGGGGCCGCAAGGAAATCACCATCGCCGAGACCGAGATGCCCGGCCTGATGGCGCTGCGCGCGGAGTTCGGCGAGACGAAGCCGCTGGCCGGCGCCCGCATCGTCGGCTGCCTGCACATGACCATCCAGACCGCCGTGCTGATCGAGACGCTGACCGCTCTCGGCGCGACCGTCCGCTGGTCGTCCTGCAACATCTTCTCGACCCAGGACCAGGCCGCCGCCGCCATCGCCGCCGCCGGCATCCCGGTCTTCGCCTGGAAGGGCGAGACGGAGGAAGAGTTCTGGTGGTGCATCGAGCAGACCCTGCGCGGTCCGGACGGCTGGACCCCGAACATGATCCTGGACGACGGCGGCGACGTCACCCAGATCATGCACGACAAGTATCCGGAGATGCTGGCCGAGGTCCGCGGCCTGTCGGAGGAGACCACCACCGGCGTCCACCGTCTCTATGAGATGATGAAGAAGGGCACGCTGAAGGTTCCGGCCATCAACGTGAACGACAGCGTCACCAAGTCGAAGTTCGACAACCTCTACGGCTGCCGCGAGTCGCTGGTCGACGGCATCAAGCGCGCCACCGACGTGATGGTGGCCGGCAAGGTCGCCGTGGTCGCCGGCTACGGCGACGTGGGCAAGGGCTCGGCCGCCTCGCTGCGCTCGCAGGGCGCGCGCGTCCTGGTGACGGAGATCGACCCGATCACCGCGCTCCAGGCCGCCATGGAAGGCTATCAGGTCGTCACGATGGACGAGGCCGCGCCGCAAGGCGACATCTTCGTCACCGCGACCGGCAACGTGGACGTCATCACGCTGGACCACATGCGCCAGATGAAGGACCGCGCCATCGTCTGCAACATCGGCCACTTCGACAGCGAGATCCAGATCGAGGCTCTTCGCAACTACAAGTGGGAAGAGGTCAAGCCGCAGGTTGACGAGGTTGTCTTCCCCGACGGCAAGCGCCTGATCGTCCTGGCCCAGGGCCGCCTGGTGAACCTCGGCTGCGCCACCGGCCACCCGAGCTTCGTGATGAGCGCCAGCTTCACCAACCAGGTGCTGGCCCAGATCGAGCTGTGGACCAACGCCGCCAGCTACGAGAACAAGGTCTACGTGCTGCCGAAGCACCTGGACGAGAAGGTCGCCCGCCTGCATCTGGACAAGATCGGCGCCAAGCTGACCACGCTGTCCGCCAAGCAGGCCGAGTACATCGGCGTGAAGGTCGAAGGCCCGTTCAAGCCGGACCACTACCGCTACTAAGCGGATCCGAACGGATCGGAACGGAAAGGGCCGCCCCACGGGGCGGCCCTTTTTGTGTTTAAGGTGCGCTGTTGCCCCACCCTTCCCACGGCTTCGCCGCGGGCCCCTTCCCTCCCCCGCTGACGCAGGAGAGGGAGTTCAATCCCCTCCCCTGCGAAGCGGGGGAGGGTCAGGGAGGGGGCAAGACTTCCCTGCTGCCGAACGTTACCGCCGCACCATCGGCGCCAGATCCTTGCGGATGCCGGCGTCCAGCCGTGCGTTCAAATCGTCCATCATACGGCGGACGAGGTCCTGCAGGGTCGCCTCGCGGTCGGCCACCGAGATGTTCTCCGGCACCGTTGTGGAGTGGGTCACCGTCGCCTTGGTCATGCCGCGGAAGGTCGTCTCGCCGGGCAGCTCGCCGCCGATCTCCACTTCGATCCGACCGTCGTAGCGCTGGGCCTGATCGTTGGTGAAGTAGCCCTTCACCCCGCCGGTCTTGGGAAGCTGCACCTCGACGATGCTGGCGTCGCGGATGGTGACGCGGACGCGGCCCGGCCCGCCCGCGGCCTGGAGCCGCTCGTTGGCCCAGCGGCGCACCGCCTCGGCGGGCGGCAGGGGGATGCGCTGGTCGACGGTGGTGCCGGCCGGACGGTGGGCGTCCACCACGTCGACGCCGCCCGCGCTCAGCATGATCGGGCCGAAGTTGGAATAGTCGATGGGCCGGGCCGCCGGACGCGGCGGCGTGCTCTGGCAGGCCGTCAGGGCCACGGTGGCGAGAGCGGCGGCGAGAACGAAACGGCGGGTGGGCATGATCGCTCCGGTGAGACGGAAAAACGGCGCGGCACTATAGCCGCGCCGTTTCCCAAGCGCATCCGGAACCTGGAGCCCCCTACTTCGCCGTCCCATAGACCCGGTCGAGGTCCGCGTCGTCGAAGTGGTAGGCGGTGGAGCAGAACTGGCAGACCACCTCGACCCGCCCGTCGTCGATCTTCAGGCTCTGCACCTCGTCCCGCGGCAGGCTGGACAGCATGTCCGACACCCGCTCGCGCGAGCAGCGGCAGCCGAAGCGCAGGGCCTTGGGCTGCCACACCCGCACGCCGTCCTCGTGGAACAGGCGGAACAGCAGGTCGCGGGCCGGCAGCTCCGGGTCGAGAAGCTCGTCGCCGGTGGTGCTGGACAGCAGGACCATGGCGCGGCGCCACGCGTCCTCGTCGCCGGAGCCGAGCACCTTTTCCGTGGCGTCCTGCGGCAGGCGCTGGATCATGATTCCGCCGGCCCGCCAGGCGCCCTTGCTGCCGTCCGGCAGGGTCTCCTGGTCCACCGACACGGTCAGGCCGGTGTCGATCTGCTCCGACTGGCGGAAGTAATGCTGCACGCAATCGGCCAGCGTCTTGCCGTACAGCTCGACGATGCCCTGGTAGCGCTCGGTGTTCGGCCCCTGGTCCACGGTGAAGGCGATGTGGCCCTTGCCGAGCAGGGCCGGCGCCGGGGCGATGGCCACGTCGTCGGCGGCCTTGGCCAGCGCTTCCTCGTCGAACTGGGCGTAGGCGCGGATGTCGCCGACCGAGGTGATGTCCGCCACCATCAGCCGGACCGGCCCGTCGCCCTTGGTCTGGAGCGTGAAGATGCCGTCGTATTTCAGCATGCTGGACAACAGCATGGCGAGCGTCATCGTCTCGGCCAGGAAGCGGGCGACCGGCTCCGGATAGGCGTGGCGGGTCAGGATTTCGTCCAGCGCGGGGCCCAACTTCACCATGCGGCCGCGCAGGCGCGACGCCTCGATCTGGAAGGGCAGAACGAGATCGTCGGTGATCGGTTGGACGGAAGGATCGTCCATGATGTCCTCGAAGTTACGACAGGCCATGGCCCGGCGCCGCCTTCCCGCTCATCGCGGGGGGCGGCGCCGGGCCATGACTCCAATTCCAAGGGCTCTTAGCCCCAAGTGCTCTTAAATAGTGGCGCCGAGGCACCATGCCAGTATGGCCTTCTGGGCGTGCAGGCGATTTTCCGCCTCGTCCCAGACGACCGAATGCCGGCCGTCGATCACCCCGTCGGTCACTTCCTCCCCGCGATGGGCGGGCAGGCAGTGCATGAAGAGGGCATCAGGGGCAGCCAGCGCCATCAGCGCCTCGTTCACCTGATAGGGCGTCAGGATCGCCGCCCGCTCGTCCACGTCGGTGTTGTGCATGGAGGCCCAGGCGTCGGTGACCACGCAGTCGGCGCCGCGCACGGCCTCCTCCGGCGAGGCGGTGACGGTGATCCGCCCGCCCTCGCGCTTCACCCAGTCGAGCAGCTCCGGCGCCGGGCCGTAGATCTCCGGGCAGCCGAGGCGGATCTCCACGCCGAGGCGCACCGCCACATGGACCCAGCTGACCGCCACGTTGTTCACGTCGCCGATCCAGGCCACCGTGCGCCCTTCGATGGGGCCGCGATGCTCCTCGAAGGTCATCACGTCGGCCATGATCTGGCAGGGGTGCGACTGGTCGGTCAGGCCGTTGATGATCGGCACCGAGGCGAACTCGGCCAGCTCCTGCACGCGCTCCTCGCCCATGGTGCGGACCATCACCGCGTCCACATAGCGGGACAGCACGCGGGCGGTGTCGCCGATGGTCTCGCCGCGGCCGAGCTGCATGTCGTCGGGCTTCAGCACCACCACGTCGCCGCCGAGCTGGCGCATGCCCACCTCGAAGGAGACGCGGGTGCGGGTCGACGGCTTCTCGAAGATCATCGCCAGCGTGCGGCCCGCGAACAGCGAGCGGTAGGCCGGGATGTCCCTCTTGATGGTCGCGGCCATGGCGAGGATCTGGCGCAGGGTGGCCTTGTCCAGCCGGTCGATGTCGAGGAAATGACGAACGGCGGGCATCACACCAGCTCCTTGGCGGTCTTGGCGAGGATGGCCACGGCCTCCTCGACCTCGGCCTCGCCGATGTTCAGCGGCGGCAGAAGCCGAACCACATTCTCGCCCGCCGGAACGGACAGCAGGCCGTTGGCGCGCAGTTTCGCCACCACGTCGCCGACCGCCGGGCCGCAGGCGAGGCCGAGCATCAGCCCCTGGCCGCGCACGCCCTTGAAGACCGACGGGTTCTCGGCCACCAGCCCGGCCAGCCGGTCCTGGAGCAGGCCGCCGATGCGCTGCACATGGTCGAGGAAGCCGGGCTCCAGCACCTTGTCCAGCACGGCGTTGCCGACCGCGGTGGCCAGCGGGTTGCCGCCGTAGGTCGAGCCGTGGGTGCCGGCGGTCATGCCCGACGCCGCCTTCTCGGTGGCGAGGCAGGCGCCCAGCGGGAAGCCGCCGCCGATGCCCTTGGCCACCGCCATGACGTCCGGCGTGATGCCGGCCCATTCATGGGCGAACAGCTTGCCGGTGCGGCCCATGCCGCACTGGATCTCGTCCAGGAACAGCATCATCCCGTGCTGGTCGCACAGCTCGCGCAGGCCGCGCAGGAACTCGACCGAGCCGGCGCGGATGCCGCCCTCGCCCTGGATCGGCTCCAGGCAGATGGCCGCGGTGCGGTCGGTGATGGCGGCGCGCACCGCCTCCAGGTCGCCGAAGGGCACGAGGTCGAAGCCGTCGAGCAGCGGGCCGAAGCCCTTGATCAGCTTCTCCTGCTGCGCCGCCGACACCGCGGCCAGCGTGCGGCCGTG
This genomic window contains:
- a CDS encoding TonB-dependent receptor, with protein sequence MLQSNVPDRLRPIIAGAAATAGLAMSFSTLATVAEAQTAGSGTGTAPGTAAGDATVLDPVRVGADRPADSGNVNAKPTGISRLPDTVKDTPRVVNVVPEEIIEQQRATTLEQVLRNVPGITISTGEGNGGQNGDQFRIRGLTARGDIYTDGLKDFGVYTHDVFNTETVQVFKGPSGNGFGVGNSGGVINQGTKKAGLDKRYKVEQSVGSGPTYRTTVDVNQPINETTALRINGLYHDQDVADRDKVEAKRKGIAADLGVGLGTPTSWHLNYSYLDGDKIPDMGVPMIRGRDGTFRPAPEFGLDRSTSYVRNQDRDDTENHVVTSTLAHEVSKTLSFYNDSRYSHYERDFVSTAPAALTAANNTLFLNGGNPVIGYGAGGGLAFKQKGWGVQNVAGAKAEGNFLGLYHKVNGGLDLSYQKDERRGGTWVNRTNTQTIRNPSHNYPANAFLTYPATGVRESSVANTGLFITDRVWLFDQLSVQGGLRWDYFRSTFRASDPTVAGGSASTRTLSPSASLIYEPTKDASLYFSYARSNKPIGVDIAAQLTNGTAETPRNGRDFDPEKTDLYEIGGKADFLGGRLGLNGALFQIEKSNTYSVDPATGTVTDGFSEAGLGTRIRGFEAGVSGKVVEGWSVYASYAYLDGEIKESRTNAAVVGNEAPNVPKHNASLWSTYEFAPGVVPGKVMVGGGIQYASEYWADSANTGRVPETVSLDSVVSYEINNLSLALNAYNLTDHRNYASAFNASRAVPASGRTFMLTAGVTF
- a CDS encoding glycosyl transferase family protein, which gives rise to MTVKRKGAAARPEPETSGPRQTAPGNQENPLSRGRLIVALDALLSKRNVTLAARDLGLQTSALSRLLAQMREEFGDPLFIRSGRGLVPTPFAEALRPRVQALARGIDALFEPLAERPVVDETFDPRWNVPTGIAAPPLRVRPAGLLEGQPSPAQIDAKLDGIAPDAPAQDRLARHIGVLGVAGGGHGRPLTAEEAEEAMTIILAGEADPVQVGALLGMMRMRGSTAPELAGMVRAMRAHVAAGLGRTIQADIDWPCFTSPNYHNPPWFFHAARLVAQAGHRVLLHGSTGCSAASGRYEFIAPTVGIPVCTNGREIAAALAAQRIAYAPLAALSPQIYRLIGLHRLTQTRSAVFEAVHLLKPSKAKTSLLGAAKPTYRELHRDAARILGWKHMAVLGSVRDVAQFTPFRPSSIHRLVNGAAEDLILPACMEEPPPTPRPRGTSLEYWQGVWTGAVRDARAERIIVGTAAFALFALPGATGPAFADALRLAEQLWKARLGQAAVTVRIPS
- a CDS encoding phosphatase PAP2 family protein, yielding MGRAMALAGLRAPGFWTRLGRHELRLLVGMAVSAGLILAFALLAGEVIEGETAAFDRAVLMALRVAGDPAMPLGPPWLHNAARDVTALGSITVLSLITAVTVGFLLLQGKRGASLLVLLSVGGGMAISGLLKNQIGRERPDIVPHGDIVFTASFPSGHSLLSAVVFLTLGAMLARFVEGKRQKAYVLVVAMAVTLLVGCSRVYLGVHWPTDVLAGWCVGAGWAALCWLVALWLQRRGAVEPEDEAGTVPDRT
- the ahcY gene encoding adenosylhomocysteinase, producing MAAPANFTDYKVKDISLAEWGRKEITIAETEMPGLMALRAEFGETKPLAGARIVGCLHMTIQTAVLIETLTALGATVRWSSCNIFSTQDQAAAAIAAAGIPVFAWKGETEEEFWWCIEQTLRGPDGWTPNMILDDGGDVTQIMHDKYPEMLAEVRGLSEETTTGVHRLYEMMKKGTLKVPAINVNDSVTKSKFDNLYGCRESLVDGIKRATDVMVAGKVAVVAGYGDVGKGSAASLRSQGARVLVTEIDPITALQAAMEGYQVVTMDEAAPQGDIFVTATGNVDVITLDHMRQMKDRAIVCNIGHFDSEIQIEALRNYKWEEVKPQVDEVVFPDGKRLIVLAQGRLVNLGCATGHPSFVMSASFTNQVLAQIELWTNAASYENKVYVLPKHLDEKVARLHLDKIGAKLTTLSAKQAEYIGVKVEGPFKPDHYRY
- a CDS encoding Hsp33 family molecular chaperone; this encodes MACRNFEDIMDDPSVQPITDDLVLPFQIEASRLRGRMVKLGPALDEILTRHAYPEPVARFLAETMTLAMLLSSMLKYDGIFTLQTKGDGPVRLMVADITSVGDIRAYAQFDEEALAKAADDVAIAPAPALLGKGHIAFTVDQGPNTERYQGIVELYGKTLADCVQHYFRQSEQIDTGLTVSVDQETLPDGSKGAWRAGGIMIQRLPQDATEKVLGSGDEDAWRRAMVLLSSTTGDELLDPELPARDLLFRLFHEDGVRVWQPKALRFGCRCSRERVSDMLSSLPRDEVQSLKIDDGRVEVVCQFCSTAYHFDDADLDRVYGTAK
- the argF gene encoding ornithine carbamoyltransferase yields the protein MPAVRHFLDIDRLDKATLRQILAMAATIKRDIPAYRSLFAGRTLAMIFEKPSTRTRVSFEVGMRQLGGDVVVLKPDDMQLGRGETIGDTARVLSRYVDAVMVRTMGEERVQELAEFASVPIINGLTDQSHPCQIMADVMTFEEHRGPIEGRTVAWIGDVNNVAVSWVHVAVRLGVEIRLGCPEIYGPAPELLDWVKREGGRITVTASPEEAVRGADCVVTDAWASMHNTDVDERAAILTPYQVNEALMALAAPDALFMHCLPAHRGEEVTDGVIDGRHSVVWDEAENRLHAQKAILAWCLGATI
- a CDS encoding aspartate aminotransferase family protein yields the protein MPTYARADIVFERGEGPYLYATDGRRFLDFAAGVAVNVLGHANPYLVEALTAQARKLWHTSNLFRVAGQESLAKRLTEATFADTVFFTNSGAEAWECGAKLIRKYHYEKGDKARTRIITFEQAFHGRTLAAVSAAQQEKLIKGFGPLLDGFDLVPFGDLEAVRAAITDRTAAICLEPIQGEGGIRAGSVEFLRGLRELCDQHGMMLFLDEIQCGMGRTGKLFAHEWAGITPDVMAVAKGIGGGFPLGACLATEKAASGMTAGTHGSTYGGNPLATAVGNAVLDKVLEPGFLDHVQRIGGLLQDRLAGLVAENPSVFKGVRGQGLMLGLACGPAVGDVVAKLRANGLLSVPAGENVVRLLPPLNIGEAEVEEAVAILAKTAKELV